Proteins encoded in a region of the Sparus aurata chromosome 6, fSpaAur1.1, whole genome shotgun sequence genome:
- the znf740a gene encoding zinc finger protein 2 isoform X21 produces MSHLPSSSVRDHMKWAGLLGCEAVLSSMALMQASSMAAPPKKMMAPLGHAPPQREGPDRGPQSHMILPSGMSCPPLLIRKEGEFQAPRLLDEKEMRANEDMQQKKKNRKSVTPCKVREQEGRGGKGTGDENGPSSKVQKNFICDHCYGAFRSGYHLKRHILIHTGEKPYACAVCDMRFIQRYHLERHSLIHTGVKPYACSMCDMRFFQRYHLERHRLTHTGVKPYACSMCDMRFFQRYHLARHSLTHTGVKPYACSMCDMRFFQRYHLARHSLTHTGVKPYACSMCDMRFFQRYHLARHTLTHTGVKPYACSMCDMRFFQRYHLARHSLTHTGVKPYACTMCDMRFIQRYQLERHSLTHTGVKPYACTMCDKRFFQRYHLARHSLTHMGVKPYACTMCDMKFFQRYHLARHSLTHTGVKPYACTMCDKRFFQRYHLARHSLTHMGVKPYACSMCDMRFIQRNHLERHSLTHTGEKPFACDMCDMRFIQRYHLERHKRVHSGEKPYQCERCQQNFSRTDRLLRHRRLCQGRSVAKVENQPCCEPRPYPQEPPPAPPTWSPLHPPPGRLAV; encoded by the exons ATGTCACATCTGCCCAGCAGCTCAGTCCGCGACCATATGAAATGG GCGGGGCTGCTTGGCTGCGAGGCAGTCCTCTCAAGTATGGCCCTGATGCAGGCCAGCTCCATGGCTGCTCCGCCCAAAAAGATGATGGCTCCACTTGGCCATGCACCACCACAGCGGGAGGGACCTGACCGTGGTCCCCAGAGCCACATGATCCTCCCGTCTGGAATGAGCTGTCCCCCCCTG CTTATCCGGAAGGAAGGTGAATTCCAAGCTCCCCGCCTGCTGGACGAGAAGGAGATGAGGGCCAACGAGGAcatgcagcagaaaaaaaagaacaggaaatCAGTTACGCCCTGTAAAGTGAGAGAACAAGAGGGAAGGGGTGGGAAG GGCACAGGAGATGAGAATGGGCCATCATCCAAAGTGcagaaaaactttatttgtgaTCACTGTTACGGCGCATTTAGGAGTGGATACCACCTGAAGAGACATATCCTCATTCATACAG GGGAGAAGCCGTATGCTTGTGCCGTATGTGACATGAGGTTTATTCAGCGTTACCACCTGGAGAGACACAGCCTCATTCACACGG gGGTGAAGCCGTACGCTTGTTCCATGTGTGACATGAGGTTTTTCCAGCGTTACCACCTGGAGAGACACAGACTCACTCATACGG GGGTGAAGCCGTACGCTTGCTCCATGTGTGACATGAGGTTCTTCCAACGTTACCATCTGGCAAGACACAGCCTCACTCATACTG GGGTGAAGCCATACGCTTGCTCCATGTGTGACATGAGATTTTTCCAACGCTACCACTTGGCAAGACACAGCCTCACTCACACGG gGGTGAAGCCATATGCTTGCTCCATGTGTGACATGAGATTTTTCCAGAGATACCACCTGGCAAGACACACTCTCACCCATACGg GGGTGAAGCCATACGCTTGCTCCATGTGTGACATGAGGTTCTTCCAGCGTTACCATTTGGCAAGACACAGCCTCACTCATACTG GGGTGAAGCCCTATGCTTGCACCATGTGTGACATGAGGTTTATACAACGTTATCAACTGGAGAGACACAGTCTAACTCATACGG GGGTGAAGCCGTACGCTTGCACCATGTGTGACAAGAGGTTTTTTCAGCGCTACCACCTGGCAAGACACAGCCTCACTCATATGG GTGTGAAACCTTATGCTTGCACCATGTGTGACATGAAGTTTTTTCAGCGTTACCACCTGGCGAGACACAGCCTCACTCATACTG GTGTGAAACCTTATGCTTGCACCATGTGTGACAAGAGGTTTTTTCAGCGCTACCACCTGGCGAGACACAGCCTCACTCATATGG gGGTGAAGCCGTATGCTTGTTCCATGTGTGACATGAGGTTTATTCAGCGTAACCACCTGGAGAGACACAGCCTCACTCATACGG GAGAGAAGCCATTTGCTTGTGACATGTGTGATATGAGGTTTATCCAGCGCTACCACCTTGAGAGACACAAGCGTGTCCATAGTGGGGAGAAGccttaccagtgtgaacggtgCCAGCAG AACTTTTCAAGGACAGACCGGCTGTTACGGCATCGGCGGTTGTGCCAGGGTCGCAGCGTAGCCAAAGTAGAGAACCAGCCATGCTGCGAACCACGCCCATACCCCCAAGAACCCCCGCCCGCACCCCCAACCTGGAGTCCCCTTCATCCCCCTCCAGGTCGACTGGCGGTCTGA
- the znf740a gene encoding zinc finger protein 2 isoform X22, with amino-acid sequence MSHLPSSSVRDHMKWAGLLGCEAVLSSMALMQASSMAAPPKKMMAPLGHAPPQREGPDRGPQSHMILPSGMSCPPLLIRKEGEFQAPRLLDEKEMRANEDMQQKKKNRKSVTPCKVREQEGRGGKGTGDENGPSSKVQKNFICDHCYGAFRSGYHLKRHILIHTGEKPYACAVCDMRFIQRYHLERHSLIHTGVKPYACSMCDMRFFQRYHLERHRLTHTGVKPYACSMCDMRFFQRYHLARHSLTHTGVKPYACSMCDMRFFQRYHLARHSLTHTGVKPYACSMCDMRFFQRYHLARHTLTHTGVKPYACSMCDMRFFQRYHLARHSLTHTGVKPYACTMCDMRFIQRYQLERHSLTHTGVKPYACTMCDKRFFQRYHLARHSLTHMGVKPYACTMCDMKFFQRYHLARHSLTHTGVKPYACTMCDKRFFQRYHLARHSLTHMGVKPFACTMCDMRFVQRYHLARHSLTHTGEKPFACDMCDMRFIQRYHLERHKRVHSGEKPYQCERCQQNFSRTDRLLRHRRLCQGRSVAKVENQPCCEPRPYPQEPPPAPPTWSPLHPPPGRLAV; translated from the exons ATGTCACATCTGCCCAGCAGCTCAGTCCGCGACCATATGAAATGG GCGGGGCTGCTTGGCTGCGAGGCAGTCCTCTCAAGTATGGCCCTGATGCAGGCCAGCTCCATGGCTGCTCCGCCCAAAAAGATGATGGCTCCACTTGGCCATGCACCACCACAGCGGGAGGGACCTGACCGTGGTCCCCAGAGCCACATGATCCTCCCGTCTGGAATGAGCTGTCCCCCCCTG CTTATCCGGAAGGAAGGTGAATTCCAAGCTCCCCGCCTGCTGGACGAGAAGGAGATGAGGGCCAACGAGGAcatgcagcagaaaaaaaagaacaggaaatCAGTTACGCCCTGTAAAGTGAGAGAACAAGAGGGAAGGGGTGGGAAG GGCACAGGAGATGAGAATGGGCCATCATCCAAAGTGcagaaaaactttatttgtgaTCACTGTTACGGCGCATTTAGGAGTGGATACCACCTGAAGAGACATATCCTCATTCATACAG GGGAGAAGCCGTATGCTTGTGCCGTATGTGACATGAGGTTTATTCAGCGTTACCACCTGGAGAGACACAGCCTCATTCACACGG gGGTGAAGCCGTACGCTTGTTCCATGTGTGACATGAGGTTTTTCCAGCGTTACCACCTGGAGAGACACAGACTCACTCATACGG GGGTGAAGCCGTACGCTTGCTCCATGTGTGACATGAGGTTCTTCCAACGTTACCATCTGGCAAGACACAGCCTCACTCATACTG GGGTGAAGCCATACGCTTGCTCCATGTGTGACATGAGATTTTTCCAACGCTACCACTTGGCAAGACACAGCCTCACTCACACGG gGGTGAAGCCATATGCTTGCTCCATGTGTGACATGAGATTTTTCCAGAGATACCACCTGGCAAGACACACTCTCACCCATACGg GGGTGAAGCCATACGCTTGCTCCATGTGTGACATGAGGTTCTTCCAGCGTTACCATTTGGCAAGACACAGCCTCACTCATACTG GGGTGAAGCCCTATGCTTGCACCATGTGTGACATGAGGTTTATACAACGTTATCAACTGGAGAGACACAGTCTAACTCATACGG GGGTGAAGCCGTACGCTTGCACCATGTGTGACAAGAGGTTTTTTCAGCGCTACCACCTGGCAAGACACAGCCTCACTCATATGG GTGTGAAACCTTATGCTTGCACCATGTGTGACATGAAGTTTTTTCAGCGTTACCACCTGGCGAGACACAGCCTCACTCATACTG GTGTGAAACCTTATGCTTGCACCATGTGTGACAAGAGGTTTTTTCAGCGCTACCACCTGGCGAGACACAGCCTCACTCATATGG GTGTGAAACCTTTTGCTTGTACCATGTGTGACATGAGGTTTGTTCAGCGTTACCACCTGGCGAGACACAGCCTCACTCATACGG GAGAGAAGCCATTTGCTTGTGACATGTGTGATATGAGGTTTATCCAGCGCTACCACCTTGAGAGACACAAGCGTGTCCATAGTGGGGAGAAGccttaccagtgtgaacggtgCCAGCAG AACTTTTCAAGGACAGACCGGCTGTTACGGCATCGGCGGTTGTGCCAGGGTCGCAGCGTAGCCAAAGTAGAGAACCAGCCATGCTGCGAACCACGCCCATACCCCCAAGAACCCCCGCCCGCACCCCCAACCTGGAGTCCCCTTCATCCCCCTCCAGGTCGACTGGCGGTCTGA
- the znf740a gene encoding zinc finger protein 2 isoform X23: MSHLPSSSVRDHMKWAGLLGCEAVLSSMALMQASSMAAPPKKMMAPLGHAPPQREGPDRGPQSHMILPSGMSCPPLLIRKEGEFQAPRLLDEKEMRANEDMQQKKKNRKSVTPCKVREQEGRGGKGTGDENGPSSKVQKNFICDHCYGAFRSGYHLKRHILIHTGEKPYACAVCDMRFIQRYHLERHSLIHTGVKPYACSMCDMRFFQRYHLERHRLTHTGVKPYACSMCDMRFFQRYHLARHSLTHTGVKPYACSMCDMRFFQRYHLARHSLTHTGVKPYACSMCDMRFFQRYHLARHTLTHTGVKPYACSMCDMRFFQRYHLARHSLTHTGVKPYACTMCDMRFIQRYQLERHSLTHTGVKPYACTMCDKRFFQRYHLARHSLTHMGVKPYACTMCDMKFFQRYHLARHSLTHTGVKPYACTMCDKRFFQRYHLARHSLTHMGVKPYACTMCDKRFFQRYHLARHSLTHMGEKPFACDMCDMRFIQRYHLERHKRVHSGEKPYQCERCQQNFSRTDRLLRHRRLCQGRSVAKVENQPCCEPRPYPQEPPPAPPTWSPLHPPPGRLAV; the protein is encoded by the exons ATGTCACATCTGCCCAGCAGCTCAGTCCGCGACCATATGAAATGG GCGGGGCTGCTTGGCTGCGAGGCAGTCCTCTCAAGTATGGCCCTGATGCAGGCCAGCTCCATGGCTGCTCCGCCCAAAAAGATGATGGCTCCACTTGGCCATGCACCACCACAGCGGGAGGGACCTGACCGTGGTCCCCAGAGCCACATGATCCTCCCGTCTGGAATGAGCTGTCCCCCCCTG CTTATCCGGAAGGAAGGTGAATTCCAAGCTCCCCGCCTGCTGGACGAGAAGGAGATGAGGGCCAACGAGGAcatgcagcagaaaaaaaagaacaggaaatCAGTTACGCCCTGTAAAGTGAGAGAACAAGAGGGAAGGGGTGGGAAG GGCACAGGAGATGAGAATGGGCCATCATCCAAAGTGcagaaaaactttatttgtgaTCACTGTTACGGCGCATTTAGGAGTGGATACCACCTGAAGAGACATATCCTCATTCATACAG GGGAGAAGCCGTATGCTTGTGCCGTATGTGACATGAGGTTTATTCAGCGTTACCACCTGGAGAGACACAGCCTCATTCACACGG gGGTGAAGCCGTACGCTTGTTCCATGTGTGACATGAGGTTTTTCCAGCGTTACCACCTGGAGAGACACAGACTCACTCATACGG GGGTGAAGCCGTACGCTTGCTCCATGTGTGACATGAGGTTCTTCCAACGTTACCATCTGGCAAGACACAGCCTCACTCATACTG GGGTGAAGCCATACGCTTGCTCCATGTGTGACATGAGATTTTTCCAACGCTACCACTTGGCAAGACACAGCCTCACTCACACGG gGGTGAAGCCATATGCTTGCTCCATGTGTGACATGAGATTTTTCCAGAGATACCACCTGGCAAGACACACTCTCACCCATACGg GGGTGAAGCCATACGCTTGCTCCATGTGTGACATGAGGTTCTTCCAGCGTTACCATTTGGCAAGACACAGCCTCACTCATACTG GGGTGAAGCCCTATGCTTGCACCATGTGTGACATGAGGTTTATACAACGTTATCAACTGGAGAGACACAGTCTAACTCATACGG GGGTGAAGCCGTACGCTTGCACCATGTGTGACAAGAGGTTTTTTCAGCGCTACCACCTGGCAAGACACAGCCTCACTCATATGG GTGTGAAACCTTATGCTTGCACCATGTGTGACATGAAGTTTTTTCAGCGTTACCACCTGGCGAGACACAGCCTCACTCATACTG GTGTGAAACCTTATGCTTGCACCATGTGTGACAAGAGGTTTTTTCAGCGCTACCACCTGGCGAGACACAGCCTCACTCATATGG GTGTGAAACCTTATGCTTGCACCATGTGTGACAAGAGGTTTTTTCAACGCTACCACCTGGCGAGACACAGCCTCACTCACATGG GAGAGAAGCCATTTGCTTGTGACATGTGTGATATGAGGTTTATCCAGCGCTACCACCTTGAGAGACACAAGCGTGTCCATAGTGGGGAGAAGccttaccagtgtgaacggtgCCAGCAG AACTTTTCAAGGACAGACCGGCTGTTACGGCATCGGCGGTTGTGCCAGGGTCGCAGCGTAGCCAAAGTAGAGAACCAGCCATGCTGCGAACCACGCCCATACCCCCAAGAACCCCCGCCCGCACCCCCAACCTGGAGTCCCCTTCATCCCCCTCCAGGTCGACTGGCGGTCTGA
- the znf740a gene encoding gastrula zinc finger protein XlCGF57.1 isoform X4, with product MSHLPSSSVRDHMKWAGLLGCEAVLSSMALMQASSMAAPPKKMMAPLGHAPPQREGPDRGPQSHMILPSGMSCPPLLIRKEGEFQAPRLLDEKEMRANEDMQQKKKNRKSVTPCKVREQEGRGGKGTGDENGPSSKVQKNFICDHCYGAFRSGYHLKRHILIHTGVKPYACSMCDMRFFQRYHLERHRLTHTGVKPYACSMCDMRFFQRYHLARHSLTHTGVKPYACSMCDMRFFQRYHLARHSLTHTGVKPYACSMCDMRFFQRYHLARHTLTHTGVKPYACSMCDMRFFQRYHLARHSLTHTGVKPYACTMCDMRFIQRYQLERHSLTHTGVKPYACTMCDKRFFQRYHLARHSLTHMGVKPYACTMCDMKFFQRYHLARHSLTHTGVKPYACTMCDKRFFQRYHLARHSLTHMGVKPFACTMCDMRFVQRYHLARHSLTHTGVKPYACTMCDKRFFQRYHLARHSLTHMGVKPFACTMCDMRFVQRYHLARHSLTHTGVKPYACSMCDMRFIQRNHLERHSLTHTGEKPFACDMCDMRFIQRYHLERHKRVHSGEKPYQCERCQQNFSRTDRLLRHRRLCQGRSVAKVENQPCCEPRPYPQEPPPAPPTWSPLHPPPGRLAV from the exons ATGTCACATCTGCCCAGCAGCTCAGTCCGCGACCATATGAAATGG GCGGGGCTGCTTGGCTGCGAGGCAGTCCTCTCAAGTATGGCCCTGATGCAGGCCAGCTCCATGGCTGCTCCGCCCAAAAAGATGATGGCTCCACTTGGCCATGCACCACCACAGCGGGAGGGACCTGACCGTGGTCCCCAGAGCCACATGATCCTCCCGTCTGGAATGAGCTGTCCCCCCCTG CTTATCCGGAAGGAAGGTGAATTCCAAGCTCCCCGCCTGCTGGACGAGAAGGAGATGAGGGCCAACGAGGAcatgcagcagaaaaaaaagaacaggaaatCAGTTACGCCCTGTAAAGTGAGAGAACAAGAGGGAAGGGGTGGGAAG GGCACAGGAGATGAGAATGGGCCATCATCCAAAGTGcagaaaaactttatttgtgaTCACTGTTACGGCGCATTTAGGAGTGGATACCACCTGAAGAGACATATCCTCATTCATACAG gGGTGAAGCCGTACGCTTGTTCCATGTGTGACATGAGGTTTTTCCAGCGTTACCACCTGGAGAGACACAGACTCACTCATACGG GGGTGAAGCCGTACGCTTGCTCCATGTGTGACATGAGGTTCTTCCAACGTTACCATCTGGCAAGACACAGCCTCACTCATACTG GGGTGAAGCCATACGCTTGCTCCATGTGTGACATGAGATTTTTCCAACGCTACCACTTGGCAAGACACAGCCTCACTCACACGG gGGTGAAGCCATATGCTTGCTCCATGTGTGACATGAGATTTTTCCAGAGATACCACCTGGCAAGACACACTCTCACCCATACGg GGGTGAAGCCATACGCTTGCTCCATGTGTGACATGAGGTTCTTCCAGCGTTACCATTTGGCAAGACACAGCCTCACTCATACTG GGGTGAAGCCCTATGCTTGCACCATGTGTGACATGAGGTTTATACAACGTTATCAACTGGAGAGACACAGTCTAACTCATACGG GGGTGAAGCCGTACGCTTGCACCATGTGTGACAAGAGGTTTTTTCAGCGCTACCACCTGGCAAGACACAGCCTCACTCATATGG GTGTGAAACCTTATGCTTGCACCATGTGTGACATGAAGTTTTTTCAGCGTTACCACCTGGCGAGACACAGCCTCACTCATACTG GTGTGAAACCTTATGCTTGCACCATGTGTGACAAGAGGTTTTTTCAGCGCTACCACCTGGCGAGACACAGCCTCACTCATATGG GTGTGAAACCTTTTGCTTGTACCATGTGTGACATGAGGTTTGTTCAGCGTTACCACCTGGCGAGACACAGCCTCACTCATACGG GTGTGAAACCTTATGCTTGCACCATGTGTGACAAGAGGTTTTTTCAACGCTACCACCTGGCGAGACACAGCCTCACTCACATGG GTGTGAAACCTTTTGCTTGTACCATGTGTGACATGAGGTTTGTTCAGCGTTACCACCTGGCGAGACACAGCCTCACTCATACGG gGGTGAAGCCGTATGCTTGTTCCATGTGTGACATGAGGTTTATTCAGCGTAACCACCTGGAGAGACACAGCCTCACTCATACGG GAGAGAAGCCATTTGCTTGTGACATGTGTGATATGAGGTTTATCCAGCGCTACCACCTTGAGAGACACAAGCGTGTCCATAGTGGGGAGAAGccttaccagtgtgaacggtgCCAGCAG AACTTTTCAAGGACAGACCGGCTGTTACGGCATCGGCGGTTGTGCCAGGGTCGCAGCGTAGCCAAAGTAGAGAACCAGCCATGCTGCGAACCACGCCCATACCCCCAAGAACCCCCGCCCGCACCCCCAACCTGGAGTCCCCTTCATCCCCCTCCAGGTCGACTGGCGGTCTGA
- the znf740a gene encoding gastrula zinc finger protein XlCGF57.1 isoform X10, protein MSHLPSSSVRDHMKWAGLLGCEAVLSSMALMQASSMAAPPKKMMAPLGHAPPQREGPDRGPQSHMILPSGMSCPPLLIRKEGEFQAPRLLDEKEMRANEDMQQKKKNRKSVTPCKVREQEGRGGKGTGDENGPSSKVQKNFICDHCYGAFRSGYHLKRHILIHTGEKPYACAVCDMRFIQRYHLERHSLIHTGVKPYACSMCDMRFFQRYHLERHRLTHTGVKPYACSMCDMRFFQRYHLARHSLTHTGVKPYACSMCDMRFFQRYHLARHTLTHTGVKPYACSMCDMRFFQRYHLARHSLTHTGVKPYACTMCDMRFIQRYQLERHSLTHTGVKPYACTMCDKRFFQRYHLARHSLTHMGVKPYACTMCDMKFFQRYHLARHSLTHTGVKPYACTMCDKRFFQRYHLARHSLTHMGVKPFACTMCDMRFVQRYHLARHSLTHTGVKPYACTMCDKRFFQRYHLARHSLTHMGVKPFACTMCDMRFVQRYHLARHSLTHTGVKPYACSMCDMRFIQRNHLERHSLTHTGEKPFACDMCDMRFIQRYHLERHKRVHSGEKPYQCERCQQNFSRTDRLLRHRRLCQGRSVAKVENQPCCEPRPYPQEPPPAPPTWSPLHPPPGRLAV, encoded by the exons ATGTCACATCTGCCCAGCAGCTCAGTCCGCGACCATATGAAATGG GCGGGGCTGCTTGGCTGCGAGGCAGTCCTCTCAAGTATGGCCCTGATGCAGGCCAGCTCCATGGCTGCTCCGCCCAAAAAGATGATGGCTCCACTTGGCCATGCACCACCACAGCGGGAGGGACCTGACCGTGGTCCCCAGAGCCACATGATCCTCCCGTCTGGAATGAGCTGTCCCCCCCTG CTTATCCGGAAGGAAGGTGAATTCCAAGCTCCCCGCCTGCTGGACGAGAAGGAGATGAGGGCCAACGAGGAcatgcagcagaaaaaaaagaacaggaaatCAGTTACGCCCTGTAAAGTGAGAGAACAAGAGGGAAGGGGTGGGAAG GGCACAGGAGATGAGAATGGGCCATCATCCAAAGTGcagaaaaactttatttgtgaTCACTGTTACGGCGCATTTAGGAGTGGATACCACCTGAAGAGACATATCCTCATTCATACAG GGGAGAAGCCGTATGCTTGTGCCGTATGTGACATGAGGTTTATTCAGCGTTACCACCTGGAGAGACACAGCCTCATTCACACGG gGGTGAAGCCGTACGCTTGTTCCATGTGTGACATGAGGTTTTTCCAGCGTTACCACCTGGAGAGACACAGACTCACTCATACGG GGGTGAAGCCGTACGCTTGCTCCATGTGTGACATGAGGTTCTTCCAACGTTACCATCTGGCAAGACACAGCCTCACTCATACTG gGGTGAAGCCATATGCTTGCTCCATGTGTGACATGAGATTTTTCCAGAGATACCACCTGGCAAGACACACTCTCACCCATACGg GGGTGAAGCCATACGCTTGCTCCATGTGTGACATGAGGTTCTTCCAGCGTTACCATTTGGCAAGACACAGCCTCACTCATACTG GGGTGAAGCCCTATGCTTGCACCATGTGTGACATGAGGTTTATACAACGTTATCAACTGGAGAGACACAGTCTAACTCATACGG GGGTGAAGCCGTACGCTTGCACCATGTGTGACAAGAGGTTTTTTCAGCGCTACCACCTGGCAAGACACAGCCTCACTCATATGG GTGTGAAACCTTATGCTTGCACCATGTGTGACATGAAGTTTTTTCAGCGTTACCACCTGGCGAGACACAGCCTCACTCATACTG GTGTGAAACCTTATGCTTGCACCATGTGTGACAAGAGGTTTTTTCAGCGCTACCACCTGGCGAGACACAGCCTCACTCATATGG GTGTGAAACCTTTTGCTTGTACCATGTGTGACATGAGGTTTGTTCAGCGTTACCACCTGGCGAGACACAGCCTCACTCATACGG GTGTGAAACCTTATGCTTGCACCATGTGTGACAAGAGGTTTTTTCAACGCTACCACCTGGCGAGACACAGCCTCACTCACATGG GTGTGAAACCTTTTGCTTGTACCATGTGTGACATGAGGTTTGTTCAGCGTTACCACCTGGCGAGACACAGCCTCACTCATACGG gGGTGAAGCCGTATGCTTGTTCCATGTGTGACATGAGGTTTATTCAGCGTAACCACCTGGAGAGACACAGCCTCACTCATACGG GAGAGAAGCCATTTGCTTGTGACATGTGTGATATGAGGTTTATCCAGCGCTACCACCTTGAGAGACACAAGCGTGTCCATAGTGGGGAGAAGccttaccagtgtgaacggtgCCAGCAG AACTTTTCAAGGACAGACCGGCTGTTACGGCATCGGCGGTTGTGCCAGGGTCGCAGCGTAGCCAAAGTAGAGAACCAGCCATGCTGCGAACCACGCCCATACCCCCAAGAACCCCCGCCCGCACCCCCAACCTGGAGTCCCCTTCATCCCCCTCCAGGTCGACTGGCGGTCTGA
- the znf740a gene encoding gastrula zinc finger protein XlCGF57.1 isoform X19, with product MSHLPSSSVRDHMKWAGLLGCEAVLSSMALMQASSMAAPPKKMMAPLGHAPPQREGPDRGPQSHMILPSGMSCPPLLIRKEGEFQAPRLLDEKEMRANEDMQQKKKNRKSVTPCKVREQEGRGGKGTGDENGPSSKVQKNFICDHCYGAFRSGYHLKRHILIHTGEKPYACAVCDMRFIQRYHLERHSLIHTGVKPYACSMCDMRFFQRYHLERHRLTHTGVKPYACSMCDMRFFQRYHLARHSLTHTGVKPYACSMCDMRFFQRYHLARHSLTHTGVKPYACTMCDMRFIQRYQLERHSLTHTGVKPYACTMCDKRFFQRYHLARHSLTHMGVKPYACTMCDMKFFQRYHLARHSLTHTGVKPYACTMCDKRFFQRYHLARHSLTHMGVKPFACTMCDMRFVQRYHLARHSLTHTGVKPYACTMCDKRFFQRYHLARHSLTHMGVKPFACTMCDMRFVQRYHLARHSLTHTGVKPYACSMCDMRFIQRNHLERHSLTHTGEKPFACDMCDMRFIQRYHLERHKRVHSGEKPYQCERCQQNFSRTDRLLRHRRLCQGRSVAKVENQPCCEPRPYPQEPPPAPPTWSPLHPPPGRLAV from the exons ATGTCACATCTGCCCAGCAGCTCAGTCCGCGACCATATGAAATGG GCGGGGCTGCTTGGCTGCGAGGCAGTCCTCTCAAGTATGGCCCTGATGCAGGCCAGCTCCATGGCTGCTCCGCCCAAAAAGATGATGGCTCCACTTGGCCATGCACCACCACAGCGGGAGGGACCTGACCGTGGTCCCCAGAGCCACATGATCCTCCCGTCTGGAATGAGCTGTCCCCCCCTG CTTATCCGGAAGGAAGGTGAATTCCAAGCTCCCCGCCTGCTGGACGAGAAGGAGATGAGGGCCAACGAGGAcatgcagcagaaaaaaaagaacaggaaatCAGTTACGCCCTGTAAAGTGAGAGAACAAGAGGGAAGGGGTGGGAAG GGCACAGGAGATGAGAATGGGCCATCATCCAAAGTGcagaaaaactttatttgtgaTCACTGTTACGGCGCATTTAGGAGTGGATACCACCTGAAGAGACATATCCTCATTCATACAG GGGAGAAGCCGTATGCTTGTGCCGTATGTGACATGAGGTTTATTCAGCGTTACCACCTGGAGAGACACAGCCTCATTCACACGG gGGTGAAGCCGTACGCTTGTTCCATGTGTGACATGAGGTTTTTCCAGCGTTACCACCTGGAGAGACACAGACTCACTCATACGG GGGTGAAGCCGTACGCTTGCTCCATGTGTGACATGAGGTTCTTCCAACGTTACCATCTGGCAAGACACAGCCTCACTCATACTG GGGTGAAGCCATACGCTTGCTCCATGTGTGACATGAGGTTCTTCCAGCGTTACCATTTGGCAAGACACAGCCTCACTCATACTG GGGTGAAGCCCTATGCTTGCACCATGTGTGACATGAGGTTTATACAACGTTATCAACTGGAGAGACACAGTCTAACTCATACGG GGGTGAAGCCGTACGCTTGCACCATGTGTGACAAGAGGTTTTTTCAGCGCTACCACCTGGCAAGACACAGCCTCACTCATATGG GTGTGAAACCTTATGCTTGCACCATGTGTGACATGAAGTTTTTTCAGCGTTACCACCTGGCGAGACACAGCCTCACTCATACTG GTGTGAAACCTTATGCTTGCACCATGTGTGACAAGAGGTTTTTTCAGCGCTACCACCTGGCGAGACACAGCCTCACTCATATGG GTGTGAAACCTTTTGCTTGTACCATGTGTGACATGAGGTTTGTTCAGCGTTACCACCTGGCGAGACACAGCCTCACTCATACGG GTGTGAAACCTTATGCTTGCACCATGTGTGACAAGAGGTTTTTTCAACGCTACCACCTGGCGAGACACAGCCTCACTCACATGG GTGTGAAACCTTTTGCTTGTACCATGTGTGACATGAGGTTTGTTCAGCGTTACCACCTGGCGAGACACAGCCTCACTCATACGG gGGTGAAGCCGTATGCTTGTTCCATGTGTGACATGAGGTTTATTCAGCGTAACCACCTGGAGAGACACAGCCTCACTCATACGG GAGAGAAGCCATTTGCTTGTGACATGTGTGATATGAGGTTTATCCAGCGCTACCACCTTGAGAGACACAAGCGTGTCCATAGTGGGGAGAAGccttaccagtgtgaacggtgCCAGCAG AACTTTTCAAGGACAGACCGGCTGTTACGGCATCGGCGGTTGTGCCAGGGTCGCAGCGTAGCCAAAGTAGAGAACCAGCCATGCTGCGAACCACGCCCATACCCCCAAGAACCCCCGCCCGCACCCCCAACCTGGAGTCCCCTTCATCCCCCTCCAGGTCGACTGGCGGTCTGA